One Nitrospirota bacterium DNA segment encodes these proteins:
- a CDS encoding type II toxin-antitoxin system prevent-host-death family antitoxin: protein MVNRAALRKERVVITRRGKKVAAVVPIEDVTLLEKLEDLMDLEDARQALKEPGSIPWDKVKADLGL, encoded by the coding sequence ATGGTCAATCGAGCGGCCCTCCGTAAGGAACGGGTGGTGATCACCCGCCGCGGAAAAAAGGTGGCGGCTGTCGTGCCGATCGAGGATGTGACCCTGCTGGAGAAGCTCGAGGATCTCATGGACCTGGAAGACGCGCGTCAAGCGCTCAAGGAACCAGGGTCCATTCCTTGGGACAAGGTCAAGGCGGATTTGGGGCTCTGA
- a CDS encoding type II toxin-antitoxin system RelE/ParE family toxin, which produces MLYRVEFKPSAARSLGKLPEQVQKRIAVKVNALANNPRPPGVEKLSGAESLYRIRVGDYRIIYEIQDQVLLVLVVKVGHRGEIYR; this is translated from the coding sequence GTGCTGTATCGCGTCGAGTTCAAGCCTTCCGCTGCTCGTAGCCTCGGCAAGTTACCTGAACAGGTGCAGAAGCGGATTGCGGTCAAGGTCAATGCCTTGGCTAACAATCCACGCCCGCCTGGAGTCGAAAAGCTGTCGGGTGCGGAGAGCCTCTACCGCATCCGCGTCGGGGACTATCGGATCATTTATGAAATCCAGGACCAGGTCCTGCTCGTCCTTGTGGTCAAAGTGGGACACCGGGGAGAAATCTATCGTTAG